In Mycolicibacterium mucogenicum DSM 44124, the following are encoded in one genomic region:
- a CDS encoding CaiB/BaiF CoA transferase family protein encodes MSTTGALDGIRVLELGTLISGPFAGRLLGDMGAEVLKIELPSAPDPLRTWGQAELDGHRFFWTVHARNKKAVTLDLRTEQGRELFLDLVEQSDVIVENFRPGTLEKWNLGYDVLREHNRGIILVRVSGYGQTGPDAGKAGYASVAEAASGLRHMNGFPGGPPPRLALSLGDSLAGMFAAQGALAALYRRSVTGEGQVVDTALTESCLAIQESTIPDYDVGGVVRGPSGTRLEGIAPSNIYQSANGSWVVIAANQDTVFRRLCQAMDRPELATDERFADHLARGRNQDELDKIIGDWAAQREPHDIIATLSEAGVISGPINTVAEVVNDPQLLARNMIADHWDERVQRNVKGPGVVPVLSDTPGTIRNGGSARPGQDNEEVFGRLLGLDAEQLAALREEGVL; translated from the coding sequence ATGAGCACCACAGGGGCACTAGACGGCATCCGGGTGCTCGAACTCGGCACCCTGATCTCCGGGCCGTTCGCCGGCCGGCTGCTGGGCGACATGGGCGCCGAGGTCCTCAAGATCGAGTTGCCGTCCGCCCCCGATCCGCTGCGCACCTGGGGCCAGGCCGAACTCGACGGACACCGGTTCTTCTGGACGGTCCACGCACGCAACAAGAAGGCAGTGACACTGGACCTGCGCACCGAGCAGGGCCGGGAACTGTTCCTCGACCTCGTCGAGCAGTCCGATGTGATCGTGGAGAACTTCCGGCCGGGCACCCTCGAGAAATGGAACCTGGGTTACGACGTTCTGCGCGAACACAATCGGGGCATCATCCTGGTCCGGGTGTCGGGCTACGGCCAGACGGGCCCGGACGCCGGGAAGGCCGGCTACGCATCGGTGGCCGAGGCGGCAAGCGGGCTGCGGCACATGAACGGTTTCCCCGGCGGTCCCCCGCCGCGACTCGCGTTGTCACTGGGCGACAGCCTCGCGGGCATGTTCGCCGCGCAGGGCGCGCTCGCCGCGCTGTACCGGCGCAGCGTCACGGGTGAGGGGCAGGTCGTGGATACGGCACTCACCGAAAGTTGTTTGGCCATCCAGGAATCCACCATTCCGGACTACGACGTCGGCGGCGTGGTGCGCGGACCGTCGGGTACCCGGCTCGAAGGTATCGCACCGTCGAACATCTACCAGAGCGCGAACGGCAGCTGGGTGGTGATCGCGGCCAACCAGGACACGGTGTTCCGTCGGCTCTGTCAGGCCATGGACCGGCCCGAGCTGGCGACGGACGAGCGATTCGCCGACCATCTGGCGCGGGGCCGCAACCAGGACGAACTCGACAAGATCATCGGCGACTGGGCAGCGCAGCGTGAGCCCCACGACATCATCGCCACGCTGTCGGAGGCCGGCGTGATCAGCGGGCCCATCAACACCGTCGCCGAGGTGGTGAATGACCCACAACTGCTGGCGCGCAACATGATCGCCGACCACTGGGACGAACGCGTGCAACGCAACGTGAAGGGCCCCGGCGTCGTACCGGTGCTCTCGGACACGCCCGGCACCATCCGCAACGGTGGCTCGGCGCGGCCTGGTCAGGACAACGAGGAGGTGTTCGGCCGGCTCCTCGGTCTGGATGCCGAGCAGTTGGCGGCGCTGCGCGAGGAGGGTGTGTTGTGA
- a CDS encoding hydroxymethylglutaryl-CoA lyase, producing MTDRPAHVTVREVCLRDGLQLEDPIPLSAKLELLAAIVATGVREVEATAFVSPSKVPALADAAELAAALGAFPDVEFSALVAGAGGAGRALAAGMRSLEYVVSAADGHSQANVGRSTAESTALISDIVGLAHDSGASAEVIIATAWDCPFDGPTDPGRVVEIAAAAREFGADRVAIADTIGTTTPRRVSDLISRVRPVIGDLPLGAHFHNTRGSGLASAYAAVQAGVTRLDASVGGLGGCPFAPGATGNIATEDLVYLLRDSDIDTGIDLDLAIDAAMVAQRVVGHELPSALLRAGDRLLG from the coding sequence GTGACCGACCGGCCGGCCCACGTCACCGTCCGCGAGGTCTGCCTGCGCGACGGCCTGCAACTCGAAGATCCGATTCCGTTGTCCGCCAAGCTCGAACTGCTCGCGGCCATCGTGGCCACCGGCGTGCGCGAGGTCGAGGCGACCGCGTTCGTCTCGCCGTCCAAGGTGCCCGCACTGGCCGATGCCGCCGAATTGGCCGCGGCGCTGGGGGCATTTCCCGATGTCGAGTTCTCCGCGCTCGTGGCGGGGGCCGGCGGCGCCGGTCGTGCGCTCGCGGCGGGCATGCGGTCGCTGGAATACGTGGTGTCCGCCGCGGACGGACACAGCCAGGCGAACGTCGGGCGCTCGACGGCCGAGTCCACGGCCCTGATCTCCGACATCGTCGGCTTGGCCCACGACAGCGGTGCCAGCGCCGAGGTCATCATCGCCACGGCCTGGGACTGCCCTTTCGACGGACCGACCGACCCGGGCCGGGTGGTCGAGATCGCCGCGGCAGCACGGGAATTCGGCGCGGATCGGGTGGCCATCGCCGACACCATCGGCACCACCACCCCGCGGCGCGTCAGCGACCTGATCAGCCGCGTCCGCCCGGTCATCGGAGACCTGCCGCTCGGCGCGCATTTCCACAACACACGCGGCTCCGGCCTGGCCAGCGCCTACGCCGCCGTGCAGGCCGGTGTGACGCGGCTCGACGCATCGGTGGGTGGCCTGGGTGGCTGCCCGTTCGCACCCGGCGCGACCGGCAACATCGCGACCGAAGACCTGGTCTATCTGTTGCGGGACAGCGACATCGACACCGGCATCGACCTGGACCTGGCGATCGACGCGGCCATGGTGGCGCAGCGCGTCGTCGGTCACGAGCTGCCCAGCGCCCTGCTGCGCGCCGGCGACCGGCTGCTGGGCTGA
- a CDS encoding TetR/AcrR family transcriptional regulator, whose protein sequence is MPAETLTAKGRQTREAIELAARKLFAERGFHGTTLADITSAAGKSSAVFYRYFDDKEDLLAGLAESFLHDIVTPSGMGVPLPESPEDTEYFTTVVTGYWNLFKQNIGIMIAVAQLGATQPRFAKVQNEFRRFGMDLVADSVRHAQEQGYAQGIHPGQRLDPEHIAAAISLLFENFTVVVVGSPGSGLQISDEDAITTLSTIWKKTLYGF, encoded by the coding sequence ATGCCGGCCGAGACGCTGACCGCCAAGGGCCGACAGACCCGCGAGGCCATCGAACTGGCGGCACGGAAGCTGTTCGCCGAGCGGGGCTTTCATGGCACCACACTGGCGGACATCACGTCGGCGGCCGGCAAGTCGTCGGCGGTGTTCTACCGCTACTTCGACGACAAGGAAGACCTCCTCGCCGGCCTGGCCGAGTCGTTCCTGCACGACATCGTCACCCCTTCGGGGATGGGCGTGCCGCTGCCCGAGTCCCCCGAGGACACCGAGTACTTCACCACCGTGGTGACGGGGTACTGGAACCTTTTCAAGCAGAACATCGGCATCATGATCGCGGTCGCCCAACTGGGCGCCACGCAGCCGCGATTCGCCAAGGTGCAGAACGAGTTCCGTCGCTTCGGGATGGACCTGGTCGCCGACTCGGTCCGCCACGCCCAGGAACAGGGGTATGCCCAGGGCATCCATCCGGGGCAACGCCTCGACCCCGAACACATCGCCGCGGCGATTTCGCTGCTGTTCGAGAACTTCACCGTCGTGGTGGTCGGCAGCCCGGGCTCCGGGCTGCAGATCAGCGACGAGGACGCCATCACGACCCTGTCGACCATCTGGAAGAAAACCCTGTACGGCTTCTGA
- a CDS encoding acyl-CoA dehydrogenase family protein — translation MDFALPEHLPGLLADMDAFIEAEIKPLERENLQYFDRRREFARTDLENGGVPTREWEDLLDEMRRRADAAGWLRYGLPSEFGGRDGTNLDMAVIREHLAHKGLGLHNDLQDESSIVGNFPQVIMMSRFGTPAQQAEWVEAMITGERSMAFGLTEPDHGSDATWLETTAVRDGDGWIINGRKRWNTGVHRATHDLIFARTSGDPGQAVGITAFLVPTDTPGFTVPYYWWTFNMPSDHGEVELKDVRVPDDAVLGEVDHGLEVGQTFLHENRIRQAASSLGAAQYCIDRAAQYAGERVVFGKPLAVNQAVQWPLAELQTEAQMVRLLVYYAAWHLDRDHHMEVSDKVSMANYRANRLVCEAADRAMQIHGGIGYSRHEPFEHIYRHHRRYRITEGAEEIQIRRVAQRMLKFGRK, via the coding sequence GTGGATTTCGCTCTACCGGAACACCTTCCGGGCCTGCTGGCCGACATGGACGCCTTCATCGAGGCGGAGATCAAACCGCTGGAACGGGAGAACCTGCAGTACTTCGACCGGCGCCGGGAGTTCGCCCGTACGGACCTCGAGAACGGCGGTGTGCCCACCCGGGAATGGGAGGATCTGCTCGACGAGATGCGCCGACGCGCCGACGCGGCCGGCTGGCTGCGGTATGGCCTGCCGAGCGAGTTCGGTGGCCGTGACGGCACCAATCTGGACATGGCCGTCATCCGGGAACACCTGGCGCACAAGGGCCTCGGCCTGCACAACGACCTGCAGGACGAGTCGTCGATCGTCGGCAACTTCCCCCAGGTCATCATGATGAGCCGGTTCGGCACCCCGGCGCAGCAAGCCGAATGGGTCGAGGCCATGATCACCGGTGAGCGGTCGATGGCGTTCGGGCTCACCGAACCCGACCACGGCAGCGACGCCACCTGGCTGGAGACCACCGCGGTCCGGGACGGTGACGGGTGGATCATCAACGGCCGCAAGCGCTGGAACACCGGCGTGCACCGCGCCACCCACGACCTGATCTTCGCCCGCACGTCGGGGGATCCCGGGCAAGCGGTCGGCATCACCGCGTTCCTGGTCCCCACCGACACCCCGGGATTCACCGTGCCGTACTACTGGTGGACGTTCAACATGCCGAGCGATCACGGCGAGGTGGAACTGAAAGATGTTCGGGTGCCGGACGATGCGGTGCTCGGCGAGGTGGACCACGGCTTGGAGGTCGGCCAGACGTTCCTGCACGAGAACCGCATCCGTCAGGCCGCCAGCAGTCTGGGCGCCGCGCAGTACTGCATCGACCGGGCCGCGCAGTACGCCGGCGAGCGCGTGGTGTTCGGTAAACCCCTGGCGGTGAACCAGGCCGTGCAGTGGCCGCTGGCCGAGCTGCAGACCGAGGCGCAGATGGTCCGGCTGCTGGTGTATTACGCCGCGTGGCACCTCGATCGCGATCACCACATGGAGGTCTCCGACAAGGTCTCGATGGCCAACTACCGCGCCAACAGACTGGTGTGTGAGGCTGCCGACCGCGCCATGCAGATTCACGGCGGCATCGGCTACAGCCGGCACGAGCCGTTCGAGCACATCTACCGGCACCATCGCCGCTACCGGATCACCGAAGGGGCGGAAGAGATTCAGATTCGCCGGGTGGCGCAGCGGATGCTGAAGTTCGGGCGCAAGTGA
- a CDS encoding phosphotransferase family protein, with protein MIDAPELARALAATLEPGLGDVSVENLRELTGGASRATWAFDARTATGARALILRVGPPDEIHAGMELEAAALSRAAAAGAPVPRVLAASNSPEALGNPFLVCDFVPGETIVRKIQRTLDDDGRATLLGQCAEALAAIHRADPTGIGLSREDQLSSWRRELDEIGDTTATFEWAFRWLARNQPSDAGDAVLVHGDFRMGNLIVDGNRLAAVLDWELTHLGSRAEDLAWFCIRAWRFGAPRALDAGGLGSIENFLTAYEGASGITLDRRTFHWWLVSATLRWGIICRYQAQRHLSGQTRSVELATIGRRVCETEWDLLELLEDR; from the coding sequence GTGATCGACGCTCCGGAATTGGCCCGAGCCCTCGCCGCGACGCTCGAACCCGGGCTCGGCGATGTCAGCGTCGAGAACCTGCGGGAGCTGACCGGCGGCGCCAGCCGTGCGACATGGGCTTTCGACGCGCGCACCGCCACCGGGGCCCGCGCGTTGATCCTGCGGGTCGGACCGCCCGACGAAATCCACGCCGGCATGGAACTCGAGGCCGCCGCACTGTCCCGGGCGGCGGCCGCGGGCGCGCCGGTTCCCCGCGTGCTGGCAGCGAGCAACTCGCCAGAGGCCCTGGGTAATCCGTTCCTGGTGTGCGACTTCGTGCCCGGCGAGACCATCGTCCGCAAGATCCAGCGAACACTCGATGACGATGGCCGGGCCACCCTTCTCGGGCAGTGCGCCGAAGCACTGGCGGCCATCCATCGCGCCGACCCCACCGGTATCGGGCTGTCGCGCGAGGACCAGCTGAGTTCATGGCGACGCGAACTCGATGAGATCGGCGACACCACAGCCACTTTCGAGTGGGCCTTCCGCTGGTTGGCGCGCAACCAGCCGTCGGACGCCGGCGATGCGGTGCTGGTTCACGGCGACTTCCGGATGGGCAACCTCATCGTCGACGGCAACCGGCTGGCGGCGGTGCTGGATTGGGAGCTCACCCACCTGGGCTCGCGTGCCGAGGACCTGGCCTGGTTCTGCATTCGGGCCTGGCGCTTCGGAGCGCCGCGAGCGCTCGACGCCGGCGGCCTGGGCAGCATCGAGAACTTCCTGACCGCCTACGAGGGTGCCAGCGGAATCACTCTGGACCGCAGAACCTTTCACTGGTGGCTGGTGTCCGCCACCTTGCGCTGGGGCATCATCTGCCGGTATCAGGCGCAGCGCCACCTGTCCGGGCAGACCCGGTCGGTCGAGTTGGCCACCATCGGCCGGCGGGTGTGCGAAACCGAATGGGACCTTCTCGAACTCTTGGAGGACCGGTGA
- a CDS encoding DUF6285 domain-containing protein: MGPSRTLGGPVSHYRPTATELVAAVAEFLETEVRAATDGAVNFHARVAANALRIVERELSQHGAEPGLPGFDDEQALARAIRDGDFDDRGPELEPVLRALVRHRLDAAHPGYADE, from the coding sequence ATGGGACCTTCTCGAACTCTTGGAGGACCGGTGAGCCACTACCGTCCGACAGCCACCGAACTGGTCGCCGCGGTGGCCGAGTTCCTGGAGACCGAGGTACGCGCGGCGACCGATGGCGCGGTGAACTTCCACGCCCGCGTCGCCGCGAACGCGCTGCGGATCGTCGAACGCGAGCTGTCGCAGCACGGCGCGGAGCCCGGCCTGCCGGGATTCGACGACGAGCAGGCCCTGGCGCGCGCGATACGCGACGGGGATTTCGACGACCGCGGTCCGGAACTCGAGCCCGTGCTGCGGGCACTCGTGCGGCATCGGCTGGACGCTGCCCACCCGGGTTATGCGGACGAGTAA
- a CDS encoding response regulator transcription factor: protein MADSALKILVYSDNPNTRDQVRTALGRRIHPDLPDLTYLDVATAPVVVSSVDAGGIDLAILDGEATPAGGMGLAKQLKDEVANCPPIVVLTGRADDAWLASWSRAEAAVPHPIDPIRLGEAVVAVLSPQR, encoded by the coding sequence GTGGCCGACTCCGCGCTCAAGATCCTGGTGTACAGCGACAACCCGAACACCCGTGACCAGGTGCGCACGGCGCTGGGACGGCGCATCCACCCGGACCTGCCCGACCTGACGTATCTCGACGTGGCGACAGCGCCCGTCGTGGTGAGTTCCGTCGACGCCGGCGGGATCGACTTGGCGATCCTCGACGGCGAGGCCACGCCCGCCGGTGGGATGGGGCTCGCCAAGCAGCTCAAGGACGAGGTCGCGAACTGCCCGCCGATCGTGGTGCTCACGGGCCGTGCGGATGACGCCTGGCTGGCGTCCTGGTCACGCGCGGAGGCCGCGGTGCCCCACCCGATCGACCCGATCCGGCTCGGTGAGGCCGTGGTGGCGGTGCTGTCTCCCCAGCGGTGA
- a CDS encoding NADH-quinone oxidoreductase subunit A, with translation MNVYIPILVLGAIAAAFAVGSVGIALVIGPRRYNRAKLEAYECGIEPMAPGSAGHETTGQRFPVKYYLTAMLFIVFDIEIVFLYPWAVSFASLGVFAVVEMLLFMLTVFVAYAYIWRRGGLSWD, from the coding sequence ATGAACGTCTACATCCCCATCCTGGTACTGGGCGCGATCGCCGCGGCGTTCGCGGTGGGTTCGGTCGGAATTGCGCTGGTCATCGGGCCGCGCCGGTACAACCGGGCCAAGCTCGAGGCCTACGAGTGCGGCATCGAACCGATGGCGCCCGGCTCCGCGGGCCATGAGACCACCGGGCAGCGGTTCCCGGTGAAGTACTACCTGACCGCGATGCTGTTCATCGTCTTCGACATCGAGATCGTCTTCCTGTATCCGTGGGCCGTTTCCTTCGCATCACTCGGGGTATTCGCGGTGGTGGAGATGTTGCTGTTCATGCTGACGGTGTTCGTCGCCTACGCATACATCTGGCGCCGCGGCGGACTGAGCTGGGACTGA
- a CDS encoding NuoB/complex I 20 kDa subunit family protein has translation MGLEERLPGGILLSTVEKVAGYVRKGSLWPATFGLACCAIEMMATAGPRFDIARFGMERFSATPRQADLMIVAGRVSQKMAPVLRQVYDQMAEPKWVLAMGVCASSGGMFNNYAVVQGVDHIVPVDIYLPGCPPRPEMLLNAILKLHAKIQEMPLGVNRAEAIAAAEEAALQARPTIELKGLLRS, from the coding sequence ATGGGACTCGAAGAACGCCTGCCCGGCGGCATCCTGCTGTCCACTGTCGAGAAGGTCGCGGGCTACGTACGCAAGGGGTCGCTGTGGCCCGCCACCTTCGGGCTGGCCTGCTGCGCCATCGAGATGATGGCGACCGCGGGCCCGCGCTTCGACATCGCGCGCTTCGGCATGGAGCGGTTCTCCGCGACGCCGCGCCAGGCCGATCTGATGATCGTCGCCGGCCGTGTGAGCCAGAAGATGGCGCCGGTGCTGCGTCAGGTGTACGACCAGATGGCCGAGCCCAAATGGGTGCTGGCCATGGGTGTGTGCGCCTCCTCGGGCGGCATGTTCAACAACTACGCGGTGGTGCAGGGTGTCGACCACATCGTGCCCGTCGACATCTACCTGCCGGGCTGTCCGCCGCGGCCGGAGATGCTGCTCAACGCAATTCTCAAGCTGCACGCCAAGATTCAGGAGATGCCGCTGGGTGTGAACCGGGCCGAGGCGATCGCCGCGGCCGAGGAAGCCGCTCTGCAGGCCCGTCCCACCATCGAGCTGAAGGGATTGCTGCGGTCATGA
- a CDS encoding NADH-quinone oxidoreductase subunit C produces MTDAPDQTGPEVIGTRRGMFGVRGSGDTSGYGRLVREVALPGSSPRPYGGYFDDVVDTLAAALGPDDFGAAIERVVVFRDELTLEVHRDHLVAVAQALRDELRFELCLGVSGVHYPDDTGRELHAVYPLMSITHNRRIRVEACAPDADPHVPSLYSVYPTTDWHERETYDFFGIIFDGHPALTRIEMPDDWVGHPQRKDYPLGGIPVEYHGAKIPPPDERRAYN; encoded by the coding sequence ATGACGGACGCGCCGGACCAGACGGGACCCGAGGTGATCGGGACGCGGCGCGGCATGTTCGGTGTGCGCGGCAGCGGCGACACGTCGGGCTACGGCCGGTTGGTCCGGGAGGTGGCCCTGCCCGGCAGCTCACCCCGGCCCTACGGCGGCTACTTCGACGACGTCGTCGACACCTTGGCGGCGGCCCTCGGTCCCGACGACTTCGGCGCCGCGATCGAGCGCGTCGTGGTGTTCCGCGACGAACTGACCCTCGAGGTGCACCGCGACCACCTTGTCGCCGTGGCTCAGGCGCTACGGGACGAACTGCGATTCGAACTGTGCCTGGGAGTGTCCGGGGTGCACTACCCAGACGACACCGGTCGCGAGTTGCACGCCGTCTACCCGCTGATGTCCATCACCCACAACCGCCGGATTCGTGTCGAGGCGTGCGCTCCCGATGCCGATCCGCATGTGCCGTCGCTGTATTCGGTGTATCCGACGACCGACTGGCACGAGCGGGAGACCTACGACTTCTTCGGCATCATCTTCGACGGCCACCCTGCCCTGACCCGGATCGAGATGCCCGACGACTGGGTGGGCCATCCGCAGCGCAAGGACTACCCGCTCGGCGGAATCCCGGTCGAGTACCACGGTGCGAAAATCCCGCCCCCGGACGAACGGCGGGCCTACAACTGA
- the nuoD gene encoding NADH dehydrogenase (quinone) subunit D: MTQDNEPDGRERVVTVGGQDWADVVAAARESAVAGERIVVNMGPQHPSTHGVLRLILEIDGETITEARCGIGYLHTGIEKNLEYRTWTQGVTFVTRMDYLSPFFNETAYCLGVEKLLGVTDDIPERASIIRVMLMELNRISSHLVALATGGMELGSMSAMFFGFRERELVLSIFETITGLRMNHAYIRPGGLAADLPDEALPQLRELLKLLPKRLRDMENLLNENYIWKARTQGVGYLDLTGCMALGITGPVLRSTGLPHDLRKSQPYCGYESYDFDVITDDQCDAYGRYIIRVREMHESIKIVEQCVERLGKVAGPVMITDKKLAWPADLKVGPDGLGNSKEHIAKIMGSSMEALIHHFKIVTEGIRVPAGQVYVAVESPRGELGVHMVSDGGTRPYRVHYRDPSFTNLQAVSVMCEGSMVADAIAAVASIDPVMGGVDR; this comes from the coding sequence ATGACTCAGGACAACGAACCCGATGGCCGCGAACGCGTGGTCACCGTCGGCGGTCAAGACTGGGCCGACGTCGTGGCAGCGGCACGCGAGAGCGCGGTGGCCGGCGAGCGCATCGTGGTCAACATGGGCCCGCAGCATCCGTCCACCCACGGAGTGCTGCGCCTGATCCTCGAGATCGACGGCGAGACCATCACCGAGGCCCGGTGCGGAATCGGCTATCTGCACACCGGAATCGAGAAGAACCTCGAATACCGCACCTGGACGCAGGGCGTCACCTTCGTGACCCGCATGGACTATCTGTCGCCCTTCTTCAACGAGACGGCGTACTGCCTCGGCGTCGAGAAGCTGCTGGGCGTCACCGACGATATCCCCGAGCGCGCCAGCATCATCCGGGTGATGTTGATGGAACTCAACCGCATCTCGTCGCACCTGGTCGCGCTGGCGACCGGCGGTATGGAGCTGGGTTCCATGTCGGCCATGTTCTTCGGCTTCCGGGAACGCGAACTGGTGCTGTCGATATTCGAGACCATCACCGGGCTCCGGATGAACCACGCCTACATCCGCCCCGGCGGCCTGGCTGCCGACCTGCCCGACGAGGCACTGCCGCAACTTCGGGAGCTGCTCAAGCTGCTGCCCAAGCGGTTGCGCGACATGGAGAATCTGCTCAACGAGAACTACATCTGGAAGGCCCGCACGCAGGGGGTCGGATACCTGGACCTGACCGGGTGCATGGCACTAGGTATCACCGGACCGGTGCTGCGTTCGACGGGGCTGCCGCACGACCTGCGGAAGTCGCAGCCGTACTGCGGATACGAGTCGTACGACTTCGACGTCATCACCGACGACCAGTGTGATGCCTACGGCCGCTACATCATTCGGGTCCGTGAGATGCACGAGTCCATCAAGATCGTCGAGCAGTGTGTCGAGAGGCTCGGCAAGGTCGCCGGGCCGGTGATGATCACCGACAAGAAGCTGGCCTGGCCCGCGGATCTGAAGGTCGGCCCCGACGGCCTGGGCAACTCGAAGGAGCACATCGCCAAGATCATGGGCTCGTCGATGGAGGCCCTGATCCACCACTTCAAGATCGTGACCGAAGGTATCCGGGTGCCCGCCGGGCAGGTGTACGTCGCCGTCGAATCGCCGCGCGGCGAGCTGGGCGTGCACATGGTCTCCGACGGCGGCACCCGGCCCTACCGGGTGCATTACCGCGACCCGTCGTTCACGAATCTGCAAGCGGTGTCGGTGATGTGCGAGGGCTCCATGGTTGCCGACGCCATCGCCGCGGTGGCATCGATCGATCCGGTGATGGGAGGCGTCGACAGGTGA
- the nuoE gene encoding NADH-quinone oxidoreductase subunit NuoE produces the protein MTAIELRLGPRPDEPGPPIGQGPQSYSPEVTERLAADAAVIIARYPSARSALLPLLHLAQSEDGYLTPAGISFCAAQLDLSTAEVTAVATFYSMYRRTPTGEYLVGVCTNTLCAIMGGDAILESLEDHLGLGAGETTADGRVTLEHIECNAACDYAPVVMVNWEFFDNQTPSSARDLVDSLRAGEPVTPTRGAPLCTFKDTARILAGFPDERPGSNDSEPGAATLAGLRVAQERGMEAPQ, from the coding sequence GTGACCGCTATCGAACTGCGTCTCGGGCCGCGTCCGGACGAGCCCGGCCCACCGATCGGTCAAGGGCCGCAGTCCTATTCGCCTGAGGTGACCGAGCGCCTGGCCGCCGACGCCGCGGTGATCATCGCCCGCTACCCCAGTGCCCGCTCGGCGCTGCTGCCGCTGCTGCATCTCGCCCAATCCGAGGACGGGTACCTCACCCCTGCCGGAATCTCTTTCTGCGCTGCGCAACTGGACCTCAGCACCGCCGAGGTCACCGCGGTCGCGACGTTCTACTCGATGTACCGCCGCACCCCGACAGGCGAGTACCTCGTCGGGGTGTGCACCAACACGCTGTGCGCCATCATGGGCGGCGACGCCATCCTCGAATCACTGGAGGACCACCTGGGTCTCGGCGCCGGCGAGACCACCGCCGACGGCCGGGTCACGCTGGAGCACATCGAATGCAACGCCGCCTGCGATTACGCGCCGGTGGTCATGGTGAACTGGGAGTTCTTCGACAACCAAACCCCCAGTTCCGCACGTGATCTCGTCGACTCGCTGCGCGCCGGTGAGCCGGTCACCCCGACGCGGGGCGCGCCCCTGTGCACCTTCAAGGACACCGCACGCATCCTCGCCGGCTTCCCCGATGAACGCCCCGGCAGCAACGACTCCGAACCAGGCGCGGCCACCCTCGCCGGGTTGCGCGTCGCGCAGGAGCGCGGGATGGAGGCGCCGCAATGA